The DNA segment TCCACTCCCAGACTCATAATAGAACCTCCGGCTGAAGCCGAGACCCCGTTGCAGCAGTAACTGTTATACTCCTGACGGTAAGCATGTTGCATTGCATATATTTGTTTCAGGATTTGCTTGGCTTCGGTCTGCTTGGATTTAGTCGTAGCCTGCATAAATTTGGGGATAGCTAAAGCTGCTAAGATCGCTATAATGACAACCACAATCATCAGCTCGATCAGGGTGAATCCTTTTTCTTTCCTGTTATACATCTTCGATCCTTCAGGTTACCTTAGCCCGGTCCACCAGAGGTGGACCGGACTAACTCAGTTTTGCTGCCCTCGCCAGTTAGCTCGAGGCATCATTAATGGTACAGGTGAGTGTACCAGCTTGATCGATTGTCCAGGTATCGACAGTAGCGTCATCATCCAGGTTACCAGCAGCAGTGGCAGTGAAAGTATTCGCAGCCGCAACTAAGGTATAAGTATATCTGGCATTAACCATGACATCGATTCCCAGGACCGGGATAGAGCCACCAGCTGTGGCTGAAGCTCCATTGCAGCAGTAAGCGTCATACTCCTGCCGATAGGCATGCTGCATGGTGTATATCTGTTTCAGGATCATCTTGGCTTCAGACTGTTTGGACTTGGTAGTTGCCCGCATAAACCTGGGAATAGCCAGGGCGGCCAAGATACCGATAATGACTACCACGATCATTAACTCGATCAGGGTGAAACCCTTCTGCCCATTTCTCTTCTTGCTCAGCATTTCTTTCCACCTCCTCTCCTTCAGTTAAAGTTAACGGTTTAGTTTTCAACTCAATTTCCACTTTTGCTATTAACTTAAAAGCAAAGGTTATGCCAGAAGCGAAGTCATTTTGATAAGTCGTTTTATACAAAAACATTACCTTCCACAGGCAGAGTAGATAAGATGCTTTCAATTCTTTAAAAAAACGTATTTCGCTTAATTCCTTGCGAAATGCAAGCTACTCCCTTGTTCAATTTTTAGCCAGCTGTAATCTATTTCTTAATCTTTCAACTTTTACTTGAAGTTCAGAACTCGAAGAGTCCAACTCTAAGGCTGAGGAAAAATTCCTTAAAGCGTCTTTAAACATCCCCCTTTGTTCATAGTAAAGCCCCCAGCGATAGGTGATATACACGAACATCCTCAGAGCATCTACATCTCTCTGGAATATTTTATCCTCTTTTCGTGAATAAAAGCTGCTTTCAAAATCCCTCTGCTTTTTCAAAAGCTCCGGCGAAAGCTCGGTTGAAAACCTCTTGCCCAATCTGTAAAGGTGACCTGCGGGAGATAGAAAATTTACCAGTTCTGA comes from the Candidatus Zixiibacteriota bacterium genome and includes:
- a CDS encoding prepilin-type N-terminal cleavage/methylation domain-containing protein produces the protein MYNRKEKGFTLIELMIVVVIIAILAALAIPKFMQATTKSKQTEAKQILKQIYAMQHAYRQEYNSYCCNGVSASAGGSIMSLGV